Proteins from a single region of Fibrobacter sp.:
- a CDS encoding HDOD domain-containing protein, whose translation DQNRMIAEHLFDLSIPVDRKMQEISKSLYKNWGFPFTVIKAMDIIESDACTLELAKCISTDPAVSSAILKIANTVQYARRYGRITDVKEAVVRLGFRETRSIMACLSLIDLSPEIYRNRGFGRREFWLHSLAVGLIAEKICIDCRMARPDLAFMAGLLHDFGKIPLDNDFENVFPRLLDKTMSDICAFYEAEETLMGFTHANLGHYLTSKWNFPTSVSMAILNHHDPERILKNSSLNDKILQESVFIGNLLAKAFGLGHSCDEILEEIPAEMLKDLQMGSGPDEKFFAYIVRQLKELCSYLNLQIRELRSDGQRVEGGVSDVVVVYNDCAIYHPMVVALRNNGFKVIVTNQIPSDVSGHKRVIISIPEPGSPLDINIYGEEREAGRNETLKIFLVNMEHYRELRHGISDTNLILMDRRTFDIRLLLHTLDVFFERITVPIG comes from the coding sequence CGATCAGAACCGGATGATAGCGGAACATCTCTTTGATCTTTCGATCCCTGTTGACAGAAAAATGCAGGAAATCAGCAAGTCGCTTTACAAGAACTGGGGATTTCCATTTACAGTTATAAAAGCGATGGATATTATCGAGTCGGATGCCTGCACCCTTGAACTCGCAAAGTGTATCTCTACCGACCCGGCTGTCTCCTCCGCTATTCTCAAGATTGCCAATACTGTTCAATACGCAAGAAGATACGGACGAATAACGGATGTCAAGGAAGCGGTGGTCCGCCTCGGTTTCAGAGAAACCAGAAGCATAATGGCCTGTCTTTCACTTATTGACCTGTCACCGGAAATTTACCGCAACCGGGGATTTGGCAGACGTGAATTCTGGCTCCACTCACTTGCGGTGGGATTGATAGCCGAGAAGATCTGTATCGATTGCCGTATGGCCAGACCGGATCTGGCTTTTATGGCCGGGCTTCTGCATGATTTCGGGAAGATTCCGCTCGATAATGATTTTGAAAACGTGTTCCCACGGCTCCTTGATAAAACCATGAGCGATATCTGCGCATTTTATGAAGCAGAGGAGACGCTTATGGGGTTTACTCATGCAAATCTGGGGCACTATCTTACCTCAAAATGGAATTTCCCCACATCGGTGTCGATGGCAATTTTGAATCATCATGACCCCGAGCGAATTCTGAAGAATTCTTCTTTAAATGACAAGATTCTCCAGGAGTCGGTCTTTATCGGGAATCTGCTGGCAAAGGCATTCGGACTGGGACACAGTTGCGATGAGATACTGGAGGAGATCCCCGCAGAGATGCTGAAGGATCTTCAGATGGGTTCCGGACCTGATGAAAAGTTTTTCGCATACATAGTCAGGCAGCTCAAGGAACTCTGTTCCTATTTGAATCTGCAGATTCGTGAGCTCAGGAGTGATGGACAGAGGGTGGAGGGAGGAGTGTCTGATGTGGTTGTAGTCTATAATGACTGCGCCATTTATCATCCCATGGTCGTTGCTTTACGGAATAACGGCTTTAAGGTCATTGTTACCAACCAGATACCATCAGATGTTTCCGGCCATAAAAGGGTGATTATCTCAATTCCGGAACCGGGATCACCTCTCGATATCAATATTTACGGAGAAGAACGCGAGGCGGGCCGTAACGAAACCTTGAAAATATTCCTGGTAAACATGGAACACTACAGGGAGCTCAGGCACGGGATCTCCGATACAAATCTTATCCTGATGGACCGGAGGACCTTCGATATCAGGCTGCTTCTGCACACTCTTGATGTCTTTTTTGAAAGAATTACAGTACCGATAGGCTGA